Proteins encoded within one genomic window of Streptomyces rubradiris:
- the fdh gene encoding formate dehydrogenase, which produces MGVRTWIDSWPVYRQLTGTDPLGRGAAAKSAASARLAPRVATADRVVKSVCPYCAVGCGQNVYVEDGRVTQIEGDPDSPVSRGRLCPKGAASLQLTTGDARERQVLYRRRYGTEWERLDLDTAMDMIADRVIEARRAGWQWEVDGTRTRRTLGIASLGGATLDNEENYLLKKLFTALGAIQIENQARVUHSSTVPGLGTSFGRGGATTFQQDLQHADCVVIQGSNMAECHPVGFQWVMEAKARGAQVIHVDPRFTRTSALADLHVPLRAGTDIAFLGGIVNYVLRHEKYFREYVVAYTNAPVILREDFRDTEDLAGVFSGLDRDNRSYDNASWQYEGTEVQAATGERDEEYEERTRGGASVTEAARGEAHGSGGAVLGEGEPERDATLSHPRCVFQVLRRHYARYTPELVERVCGVPRELFRRVCELVTENSGRDRTTAFAYAVGWTQHTVGVQNIRAASVLQLLLGNIGRPGGGILALRGHASIQGSTDIPTLFNLLPGYIPMPHAHQDQNLDAFVAAEAAHKGYWGDMRAYLVSLLKAYWGDAANAENDYCFDYLPRLTGSHSTYETTTAQLEGVCKGYFLIGENPAVGNANSKLMRLGMAGLDWLVVRDFSLIESATWWRDGPETETGELRTEDIRTEVFFLPAAAHTEKDGSFTNTQRLLQWHHQAVEPPGEARSDLWFAYHLGRIIRAKLAGSADEMDRPVLDLAWDYPTKGPLAEPDAEAVLAEINGRAADGSLLSSYEELKDDGSTACGCWIYCGVYAGGVNQAARRKPGREQDWVAAEWAWAWPANRRILYNRASADPEGRPWSERKALVWWDPERGEWTGHDVPDFQKDKAPDHVPPEGATGPQALSGTDPFIMQADGKGWLYVPSGLTDGPLPAHYEPQDSPVPNLVHDQQRNPVRQLLPPHPDNRYQPSGGDPGSAVFPYVATTYRLTEHHTAGGMSRWQPYLAELQPEFFCEVSPELAAERGLAHTGWATVVSARGVIEARVLVTARLTPLTVRGRPLHQVGLPYHWGPNGYSTGDAANELLHLSLDPNTHIQETKAFAVDIRPGRRPRGEAALALVRAYRIRAGIDERTGTEP; this is translated from the coding sequence GTGGGCGTACGCACCTGGATCGACTCCTGGCCGGTCTACCGGCAGCTCACCGGCACGGATCCGCTGGGCCGGGGGGCGGCCGCCAAGAGCGCGGCGAGCGCCCGGCTCGCGCCCCGGGTGGCCACGGCCGACCGGGTGGTGAAGTCCGTCTGCCCGTACTGCGCGGTGGGCTGCGGCCAGAACGTGTACGTCGAGGACGGCCGGGTCACCCAGATCGAGGGCGACCCGGACTCGCCCGTCTCCCGCGGCCGGCTGTGCCCCAAGGGCGCGGCCAGCCTCCAGCTGACCACCGGGGACGCCCGCGAGCGGCAGGTCCTCTACCGGCGCCGGTACGGCACCGAGTGGGAGCGGCTGGACCTGGACACGGCGATGGACATGATCGCCGACCGGGTGATCGAGGCCCGCCGGGCCGGCTGGCAGTGGGAGGTCGACGGGACCCGCACCCGGCGCACCCTGGGCATCGCGAGCCTCGGCGGCGCCACGCTCGACAACGAGGAGAACTACCTGCTGAAGAAGCTGTTCACCGCGCTGGGAGCGATCCAGATCGAGAACCAGGCGCGCGTTTGACACTCCTCCACCGTTCCCGGTCTGGGAACCTCGTTCGGCCGCGGCGGCGCGACCACCTTCCAGCAGGACCTCCAGCACGCGGACTGCGTCGTCATCCAGGGCTCGAACATGGCCGAGTGCCATCCGGTCGGGTTCCAGTGGGTGATGGAGGCCAAGGCCCGCGGCGCCCAGGTGATCCACGTCGACCCGCGGTTCACCCGCACCAGCGCGCTCGCCGACCTGCACGTGCCGCTGCGCGCGGGTACGGACATCGCCTTCCTCGGCGGGATCGTCAACTACGTGCTCCGGCACGAGAAGTACTTCCGCGAGTACGTCGTGGCGTACACCAACGCCCCGGTGATCCTGCGGGAGGACTTCCGGGACACCGAGGACCTGGCCGGTGTCTTCTCCGGCCTGGACCGTGACAACCGCAGCTACGACAACGCCAGTTGGCAGTACGAGGGCACCGAGGTGCAGGCGGCCACCGGCGAGCGGGACGAGGAGTACGAGGAGCGCACCCGGGGCGGCGCGTCCGTGACGGAGGCCGCGCGCGGCGAGGCCCACGGCTCCGGTGGCGCGGTGCTCGGCGAGGGCGAGCCGGAACGGGACGCGACGCTGTCCCACCCCCGCTGTGTCTTCCAGGTGCTCAGGCGGCACTACGCCCGCTACACCCCGGAACTGGTCGAGCGGGTCTGCGGCGTGCCGCGGGAGCTGTTCCGGCGGGTGTGCGAGCTCGTCACGGAGAACTCCGGACGCGACCGGACGACGGCCTTCGCCTACGCGGTCGGCTGGACCCAGCACACGGTGGGCGTGCAGAACATCCGGGCCGCCTCCGTCCTGCAACTGCTGCTCGGCAACATCGGCCGGCCGGGCGGCGGCATCCTGGCGCTGCGCGGCCACGCCTCCATCCAGGGCTCCACGGACATCCCGACCCTGTTCAACCTGCTGCCCGGCTACATCCCGATGCCGCACGCGCACCAGGACCAGAACCTGGACGCCTTCGTCGCCGCCGAGGCCGCGCACAAGGGCTACTGGGGCGACATGCGGGCGTACCTGGTGAGCCTGCTCAAGGCCTACTGGGGTGACGCGGCGAACGCGGAGAACGACTACTGCTTCGACTACCTGCCCCGGCTGACCGGCTCCCACTCGACGTACGAGACGACGACAGCCCAGCTGGAGGGCGTCTGCAAAGGCTACTTCCTGATCGGCGAGAACCCGGCGGTGGGCAACGCGAACTCCAAGCTGATGCGGCTCGGCATGGCGGGCCTCGACTGGCTGGTGGTCCGGGACTTCTCGCTGATCGAGTCGGCGACCTGGTGGCGGGACGGGCCGGAGACCGAGACCGGCGAGCTGCGCACCGAGGACATCCGCACGGAGGTGTTCTTCCTGCCGGCCGCCGCGCACACCGAGAAGGACGGCAGCTTCACCAACACCCAGCGGCTGCTCCAGTGGCACCACCAGGCGGTCGAACCTCCCGGCGAGGCGCGCAGCGACCTGTGGTTCGCCTACCACCTGGGCCGGATCATCCGGGCGAAGCTCGCCGGGTCCGCCGACGAGATGGACCGGCCGGTGCTCGACCTGGCCTGGGACTACCCGACGAAGGGCCCGCTCGCCGAGCCGGACGCGGAGGCGGTCCTCGCCGAGATCAACGGCCGTGCCGCGGACGGCAGTTTGCTGTCCTCGTACGAGGAGCTGAAGGACGACGGCTCGACGGCCTGCGGCTGCTGGATCTACTGCGGGGTCTACGCCGGCGGCGTCAACCAGGCGGCCCGCCGCAAGCCGGGCCGGGAACAGGACTGGGTGGCGGCCGAGTGGGCGTGGGCCTGGCCGGCCAACCGGCGAATCCTGTACAACCGCGCCTCGGCCGACCCCGAGGGCCGGCCGTGGAGCGAGCGGAAGGCGCTGGTGTGGTGGGATCCGGAGCGCGGCGAGTGGACGGGACACGACGTCCCCGACTTCCAGAAGGACAAGGCGCCGGACCACGTCCCGCCCGAGGGCGCCACGGGACCTCAGGCCCTGTCCGGCACGGACCCGTTCATCATGCAGGCCGACGGCAAGGGGTGGCTGTACGTCCCCTCCGGGCTCACGGACGGCCCCCTGCCGGCCCACTACGAGCCGCAGGACTCCCCCGTCCCGAACCTGGTCCACGACCAACAGCGCAATCCGGTACGGCAGTTGCTGCCGCCGCACCCGGACAACCGCTACCAGCCGAGCGGCGGTGACCCCGGCTCCGCCGTGTTCCCCTACGTGGCCACCACCTACCGGCTCACCGAGCACCACACGGCGGGCGGGATGTCCCGCTGGCAGCCGTACCTGGCCGAACTCCAGCCGGAGTTCTTCTGCGAGGTGTCCCCCGAGCTGGCCGCCGAGCGGGGCCTCGCGCACACCGGGTGGGCGACGGTCGTCAGCGCCCGGGGCGTGATCGAGGCGCGGGTGCTGGTCACCGCCCGGCTGACCCCGCTGACCGTGCGCGGGCGCCCGCTGCACCAGGTGGGGCTGCCCTATCACTGGGGTCCGAACGGCTACAGCACCGGGGACGCGGCCAACGAGCTGCTGCACCTGTCCCTGGACCCCAACACGCACATCCAGGAGACGAAGGCGTTCGCCGTCGACATCCGCCCGGGACGGCGCCCACGGGGCGAAGCGGCCCTGGCGCTGGTGCGGGCGTACCGGATCCGCGCGGGCATCGACGAACGGACCGGGACCGAGCCGTGA
- the selD gene encoding selenide, water dikinase SelD: MTTTPTGQKPVRLTRFAHGGGCACKIPPGELEEVVAGLTAPPLAGGDTPLLVGLATGDDAAVVTHRGTAVVCTADFFTPVVDDPYDWGRIAAANALSDVYAMGGRPVLAVNLLGWPRDLLPFDLAREVLRGGLDTATEAGCHVGGGHSVDDPEPKYGMAVTGVADPGRLLRNDAGRPGLPLSLTKPLGTGVLNNRHKATGERFEHAVATMAALNREAAEAALAAGVECATDITGFGLLGHLHKLARASGVTAVVDTAAVPYLEGARRAVRDGYVSGGTRRNLEWVAPHTDFGDTDADTRLLLADAQTSGGLLVAGEVPGAPVVGELVPRGPHSLVLR; this comes from the coding sequence ATGACAACGACACCGACCGGCCAGAAGCCCGTACGCCTCACCCGGTTCGCCCACGGCGGCGGCTGTGCCTGCAAGATCCCGCCCGGCGAACTGGAGGAGGTGGTCGCCGGACTGACCGCGCCCCCGCTCGCCGGGGGTGACACCCCGCTGCTGGTCGGCCTCGCCACCGGCGACGACGCGGCCGTGGTCACGCACCGGGGGACCGCCGTGGTGTGTACGGCCGACTTCTTCACGCCGGTCGTGGACGACCCCTACGACTGGGGGCGGATCGCCGCCGCCAACGCCCTGTCCGACGTGTACGCGATGGGCGGCCGGCCCGTGCTCGCCGTCAACCTGCTCGGCTGGCCGCGCGACCTGCTCCCGTTCGACCTCGCCCGCGAGGTGCTGCGCGGCGGCCTCGACACCGCCACCGAGGCGGGCTGCCACGTCGGCGGCGGACACAGCGTCGACGACCCGGAACCGAAGTACGGCATGGCCGTCACCGGTGTCGCCGACCCCGGACGGCTGCTGCGCAACGACGCCGGACGGCCGGGGCTGCCGCTGTCCCTGACCAAACCACTGGGAACCGGCGTGCTGAACAACCGGCACAAGGCCACCGGCGAGCGGTTCGAGCACGCCGTCGCCACGATGGCCGCCCTCAACCGGGAGGCCGCCGAGGCCGCGCTCGCCGCGGGCGTCGAGTGCGCCACGGACATCACCGGGTTCGGTCTCCTCGGCCACCTGCACAAACTGGCCCGCGCCTCCGGGGTGACGGCCGTGGTCGACACCGCCGCCGTGCCGTATCTGGAGGGCGCCCGCCGGGCCGTGCGGGACGGGTACGTCAGCGGCGGCACCCGGCGCAATCTGGAGTGGGTCGCGCCGCACACCGACTTCGGGGACACGGACGCGGACACCCGGCTGCTGCTCGCCGACGCGCAGACCTCCGGGGGGCTGCTCGTCGCCGGGGAGGTGCCCGGAGCGCCGGTGGTGGGGGAACTGGTACCGCGCGGGCCGCACTCCCTGGTCCTGCGCTAG